ggacgatatttagcatttttttacgaatttggaatatattttacgCTCAGCGATGtactaataattaatgtaaattaaattcataatactTGTCTTGATTGAGCGGGGGCGGCACGGGGTGTGGCGCGGGGTGCGCGGGGTGCGCGGGGTGCGCGGGCGGCAGACTGCGCATGTCCTGGTCCAGCAGCGGCGGCACCGGCGCACGCGCACTGCGCAGATCCACGTCCATGCCCGCCATGTTCGACATCCCACTGCGGGCTGTTGGGTAACATTTCATTTACCACCTCATTACAACCACCAGGTAACTATTGAGTGGTTGTAGTggtcatttataaattacttttgcacgcgactccgtccgcgtggaagaAAGGAAACAGAATAAAAAGTATTCTATGCAAGTATCTTAGTTCTAAGCAACatccccaccaattttcagccaaaACAAGGCTTTCTTTTCTATATCTATAGATAAATTAGAGATGGAAAATGTAAATTGCTCtgtatagtatatatatttatttatttactaactgACGGTGTCAATACCGAAACATTCATTTATAAGatgtattcaaaaaaaaatcatatcacactaatcatactaatattgtaaatgcgaatgtttagatggatggatgtttgtttgaaggtatctcctgaacgggtcaatggatcttgatgaaatttgtcacagatgtagaacatagtcgggaagaacacataggctacttattactatttttttttaattccgcgcggacagagtcgcgggcgacatctagttaTTACATAAAAGTACTTACGGTTGTATTGATTGGGTGTAGGGGCGGGATTATTCATCATCTGTGATGGCactgaaaatataattgaaattaattatgattttcctacttttaataatgttacagagaattcattaaaattaaagtttgatCAATATTCACACAAAAcacttaatttgtttttatttacaattaaatcaataataatgtttgttttgcctatttattttattttaccttgTTGTTGATTTGATGGCATATAGTTATTAGGCATTGGAGGCTTGTCAGGCTGTAAGACTGGTGGTACGGGGTTGCTGGGATGTAGCATGCTctgaaatatagttattaaatagGTCTTTCATAAAAAGTTACGAAATGATAGTTACtgtaaaaactttgtaattcGATATTTGTGTACTCCTAGTACTATatcacataaataaatgagaatataaaattttttgtgtaaatgttttgGCAATGtgaatgtataaaaaacttacaacaGCTGTAACTGGGTCAACAATTCTCATTATGACTTGCGCCTGGAGTAAAGCATATGCTAGCTGAGGATTTTGAAGCAACATGTTTCGAGCTTCAGATGGATTATTctgaaatatcaaattacattcaaaattgatttatatagtGATTTACATCAATGaatgaagtaaaaatataattatatcaacATACTTGAACACAAAGCTTCATTTGTTTCATAAGTTCAAACATTTGCTCTGGGGGCAGAGTAGCCACTGCTTTACTAATTGCCTCTGGGGCTTTTTCTGGTTCAACAGCTTCTCCATATGGATTTTCtacctataaaatataaaagaagcaCTAAGATTTAAAGTTATACAGCATATAAAAAGTGAATCATAATGAAGTAAAATCCATACCTGTGGACCCTGCATCAAGGCTTGCATTTCCATTCTTGATTTTTCGGTACAAGCATTATCGACTCTAAGTGATCGTCCACCAATTTCATAACCATTTAAATTTCTCATGGCACTAAGCGCTGTTTCCTGATCCTTGTATTCGCAAAAGCCATAACCTTTAGGTTTTCCAGTCTCTCTATCAAACACTAGTTTAAAAGACAAGACCGGCCCCACTTCGCTGAATATATCTTTAAGCTTCTCCTCCGTAGCTTCGTAAGGTATATTACCCACtagaaaatgataaaaaatagtgTAAATGCAGGATTTTGCAAAATGTTTAtcatgttaataattataaaatttaccaaAGACGGATCTCATGGATTTATCCATGATGCTttgttcttctttttctttacttttatcCATGTTTACAggataatatttatctaatatttgGAAAACTTTAATTCAGTTAAAAGTAcactgattaaaaatatgaccCGCCACAACAAACTTTAGATCTGTCACTAGTCACTGTCATTTGTCATCTGTCACATAGGATAGGATATTAGTATTCTAATTGGTCAAGGAGCATTCAATTTCAACTTACTACCTTACTAACacaataaatgcgaatgttgggTGGATGGAACTTTTTACtaggtatctcctgaacgaCGAAACTGATCTCGATTGAATgaaaaatttggtataaaggtagaacattgtctggaagaacacgtaggcaaCCTATGATCCAGGAAATGCATACAGTTCCCATGGGATACGTTTCATTAACATATTGACTCGATAACTCTAAAACGGTGCGACGTATCTATCTGATTAAGATTTTACAAAAGTATAGAATATACAATAACTTATGGTATCTATATGGTATGTTTATTCATCCTTTTTTACTCCGCACGCTCGAAGTTGCGGGCAAAAGATATCTAAAATATCTAGCTGTCGTAAAAACTTATGGTAAATTCACttcaaaaaatgtattttttgtctaaaaacaacacaaaaacgctagttttttttttgtaaatattaaacaaaaattactttataggacttaattttttgaaaCCTCTGTAAAAATATCCCAAAGATACCAAATGTATGTTAATAATGGTATCGATGGTATTAtctgcattttatatttatgtactctTTGGGTATCTGTGTTactgtaataaatttgtaaattgtaatttttcaaagCAGAAATGCAAtgcattttcattatttttagaacAGGGCTTTTTCTTGTTTAAGTTTTCCTCCTCGGGAGTGTCAGTAAAACGAACTTATAGTCGTTACATATCTTCAAAGTAAATCAGTAAACAAGTTTTATGCGTTAACTGACAATTTCCATATTGAAGTGAACCAGTATTGATTgtgtttattgaaataaaattaaaagaatgttACGGGAGTTGTAAAAAGGTAATCGCCCAATAATATACTCATAATAGACTGGATCAAAAGTAATTGAGAAACTTATCGGAATGAATCTCGATAACTCGTCGAGAGAAAATTCCGAAGCCTTGGATTCCATCGGTACCGTAAGTCCGAGAGAAAAATATCACAGtatgagagaaaagaaattatCGACTGCTTCACTAACAAACTCCGAAGGAGCTCGTCCAAAAGTGGTAACCGTGAAACATCCTGAGTCAAACAAGCCTAAGCCTACAGCCAAGAAGAACAAACCCATTCAAGCCGATTTAGATGTCATCAAAGAGTTTGTGCGATGCCGCGAGGAAGGCGTCAAGCGACTAGATTTAAGCAAATCTAGCATCACATCTCTACCCCCTAATGTCAGAGACCTGACACATTTggttgaattttatttatatggaaATAAATTAGTAGCTCTTCCTGCTGAATTTGGTTGTCTGACTAATTTGCAGACACTagcattaaatgaaaattcttTAACAAGCTTACCTGATTCTcttgcaaatttaaaatgccTGAAGGTATTGGATTTGcgacataataaattaagcgATATTCCTGATGTTGTATATAAGTTGACATCATTAACAACACTGTTTCTACGATTTAATAGAATTCGAGTTGTTTGTGATGGCATTGCCAATCTTACAAACTTAACTATGCTCAGTTTAAGAGAAAATAAGATCAAAGAATTGTCCTCTGGGATTGGTAAACTGGTTAATTTGGTAACATTTGATGTCTCACATAACCACTTGGAACATTTACCCCAAGAAATTGGTTTTTGCGTTAATCTGTCTACTCTTGATTTGCAACATAATGAATTGCTGGATATCCCTGAGACAATAGGTAACCTCCAATCACTGACTCGTCTCGGTCTTCGTTACAACCGACTGACTGCCATTCCTGCAAGCTTAAGCAACTGCAAACATATGGATGAGTTCAATGTAGAAGGCAATTCTATTTCGCAACTCCCCGAAGGTTTGCTTGCCAGTCTTAATGAATTGACAAGCATTACTCTCTCTAGAAATTCCTTTATGAGTTATCCCTCTGGAGGACCTGCTC
Above is a genomic segment from Papilio machaon chromosome 9, ilPapMach1.1, whole genome shotgun sequence containing:
- the LOC106711464 gene encoding cleavage stimulation factor subunit 2, with the protein product MDKSKEKEEQSIMDKSMRSVFVGNIPYEATEEKLKDIFSEVGPVLSFKLVFDRETGKPKGYGFCEYKDQETALSAMRNLNGYEIGGRSLRVDNACTEKSRMEMQALMQGPQVENPYGEAVEPEKAPEAISKAVATLPPEQMFELMKQMKLCVQNNPSEARNMLLQNPQLAYALLQAQVIMRIVDPVTAVSMLHPSNPVPPVLQPDKPPMPNNYMPSNQQQVPSQMMNNPAPTPNQYNPRSGMSNMAGMDVDLRSARAPVPPLLDQDMRSLPPAHPAHPAHPAPHPVPPPLNQDNMFPRDPRLANAQGFNADPRVRPNDPRTQNKMPQQMPPGMPSMAQARTIQGIPSGASDQEKAALIMQVLQLSDEQIALLPPEQRASILMLKEQIAKSTQQR
- the LOC106711435 gene encoding leucine-rich repeat protein soc-2 homolog is translated as MNLDNSSRENSEALDSIGTVSPREKYHSMREKKLSTASLTNSEGARPKVVTVKHPESNKPKPTAKKNKPIQADLDVIKEFVRCREEGVKRLDLSKSSITSLPPNVRDLTHLVEFYLYGNKLVALPAEFGCLTNLQTLALNENSLTSLPDSLANLKCLKVLDLRHNKLSDIPDVVYKLTSLTTLFLRFNRIRVVCDGIANLTNLTMLSLRENKIKELSSGIGKLVNLVTFDVSHNHLEHLPQEIGFCVNLSTLDLQHNELLDIPETIGNLQSLTRLGLRYNRLTAIPASLSNCKHMDEFNVEGNSISQLPEGLLASLNELTSITLSRNSFMSYPSGGPAQFTNAFSINLEHNQIDKIPYGIFSRAKSLTKLNMKENLLTSLPLDIGTWINMVELNLGTNQLLKLPDDIQCLQNLEVLILSNNLLKRIPPSIGSLRKLRVLDLEENKLEVLPNEIGFLHDLQKLIVQSNQLTTLPRSIGHLINLTFLSVGENNLQYLPEEIGTLENLESLYLNDNPNLFNLPFELALCVSLQIMSIENCPLTAIPPEVVSSGPSLVIQYLKSQGPYRAM